In the Nitrospirales bacterium LBB_01 genome, one interval contains:
- a CDS encoding FAD:protein FMN transferase translates to MKLVLKILLALLATTALAALFVFVKQKYHSGAQVYKKTKIAMDTAITITVVSDSQEKAEKAIDTAFRKIDYYDHQFSFFLPDSDISLINKNAGIKPVRVSKDTFELVKKTVEISELTGGAFDASVGAFMVLWDFAKAVKPSDDELKKRIPLVNYKNIEVNEADSSVMLKQKGMMLDFGGNAKGYTADKIVELLKSMGIRSGIAAIAGDIKTFGSKLDGSPWFIGIRNPRGTPSDLVGILKLKDQAVSTAGDYERFFIENGHRYHHILMPQTGLPAPEFQSVTIVNPEGFVTDSLDNAVFVMGKEKGLEFIKKHNLKAFLIFSDNTTYITDNLKEEFEQENSH, encoded by the coding sequence TTGAAACTCGTATTAAAAATTCTTTTGGCGCTTTTGGCGACAACGGCTTTAGCCGCTCTGTTTGTTTTTGTCAAGCAGAAGTATCATAGCGGGGCACAAGTGTATAAAAAAACAAAAATCGCAATGGATACTGCCATTACTATTACGGTTGTCTCAGATAGTCAAGAGAAAGCGGAGAAAGCCATAGATACAGCGTTTAGAAAAATTGATTACTACGACCATCAATTTAGTTTCTTTTTGCCGGATAGCGACATCTCCCTGATTAATAAAAATGCCGGCATTAAACCCGTACGGGTGTCAAAGGATACCTTTGAGTTAGTGAAGAAAACTGTGGAAATTTCTGAGTTAACCGGAGGGGCTTTTGATGCTTCAGTAGGTGCATTTATGGTGTTATGGGATTTTGCTAAGGCTGTTAAACCCTCTGACGATGAATTAAAAAAACGAATTCCATTGGTTAATTATAAAAACATTGAGGTAAATGAGGCGGACTCCTCCGTTATGCTTAAACAAAAGGGTATGATGCTTGACTTTGGTGGCAATGCTAAAGGTTATACGGCTGATAAAATTGTAGAGCTGCTTAAGTCAATGGGAATACGCTCAGGGATTGCAGCAATAGCCGGAGATATTAAAACTTTTGGCTCAAAGCTAGATGGCAGCCCTTGGTTTATAGGTATTCGTAATCCTCGCGGGACACCATCAGACCTTGTGGGAATCCTTAAACTTAAAGACCAAGCCGTATCAACCGCAGGCGATTATGAACGTTTTTTTATTGAGAATGGACATCGTTACCATCACATATTAATGCCTCAAACTGGGCTTCCGGCACCGGAATTTCAAAGTGTAACCATCGTTAACCCAGAGGGTTTCGTTACAGACTCCCTTGATAACGCCGTCTTTGTGATGGGAAAAGAAAAGGGGCTTGAATTTATAAAAAAACATAATCTTAAAGCATTTCTGATATTTAGCGATAACACAACCTATATAACGGACAACCTGAAAGAGGAATTTGAGCAGGAAAACTCTCATTAA
- a CDS encoding NusG domain II-containing protein: protein MSRKTLIKRLTYGDLALFSLLIIISVSALIYVSVGVSQGAVVKIEVNNKLLYQYPLNEDRRIHLEFMDIEIKGGRVAVTEANCPNKICVKQGFVDRGAIICLPNRTVITVEEPDKQGVVDATT from the coding sequence TTGAGCAGGAAAACTCTCATTAAGAGGCTGACTTATGGGGATTTAGCATTGTTTTCGCTTCTTATAATCATTTCGGTTTCAGCTCTAATTTATGTCTCTGTGGGGGTATCTCAGGGAGCTGTTGTAAAAATAGAGGTTAACAACAAACTTCTCTACCAGTATCCGCTTAACGAAGACAGGCGTATTCATCTTGAGTTTATGGATATAGAGATAAAAGGCGGACGGGTTGCCGTAACTGAGGCAAACTGCCCGAATAAAATTTGTGTCAAACAGGGGTTTGTAGATAGAGGCGCCATAATTTGTCTTCCCAACAGAACCGTCATAACTGTTGAGGAACCTGACAAGCAGGGAGTAGTAGATGCAACAACGTGA
- a CDS encoding YdcH family protein has translation MTEQEIVEKLRAGNEVFKKIEDEHRTLDKQIDEYDTKVYLTLDEDMHRKMLQKEKLQRKDKLAEMIREFKKFTN, from the coding sequence GTGACTGAGCAGGAGATAGTTGAAAAACTGAGGGCAGGCAATGAGGTGTTCAAAAAGATTGAGGATGAACACAGGACATTGGACAAACAGATTGACGAATACGACACAAAGGTCTATCTGACGCTGGATGAGGACATGCACAGAAAGATGCTCCAAAAGGAAAAGCTGCAAAGAAAAGACAAGTTAGCGGAGATGATCAGGGAGTTCAAAAAGTTTACAAATTAG
- a CDS encoding branched-chain amino acid transaminase has protein sequence MSKTDKIWMDGKFVKWDDANVHILTHTLHYGLGVFEGIRCYKTDKGPAIFRLKEHVQRLYDSSHICQIEIPYRPEEIEQAIIDVVKVNKLDEGYIRPFVYIGYGMMGLYPKGNPISVAIAAWPWGKYLGEEGLTKGISIKVSSYIRSHVNSNMTRAKVSGYYVNSQLAKKEAISMGYEEALLLDTEGYVSEGSAENIFVVRNGLIKTTPLTSILEGITRDTIMKMAKDENIEIVEARFTRDELYIAEEAFFTGTASEITPIREVDNRKIGRGCPGEITKKLQSLYFDTVKGKLSKYGHWLTYV, from the coding sequence ATTAGTAAGACTGATAAGATTTGGATGGACGGCAAGTTCGTAAAATGGGACGATGCCAATGTTCACATACTGACTCATACCTTGCACTACGGGCTTGGGGTTTTTGAGGGAATCCGGTGTTACAAAACAGACAAAGGGCCAGCCATATTCAGATTAAAAGAGCATGTTCAGCGCCTTTATGATTCCTCGCACATCTGTCAGATAGAGATTCCGTATAGACCTGAGGAGATTGAACAGGCGATAATTGATGTTGTGAAAGTTAACAAGCTGGATGAGGGTTATATAAGACCTTTTGTATATATTGGCTATGGCATGATGGGGTTGTATCCTAAGGGCAATCCGATAAGTGTGGCGATAGCTGCGTGGCCGTGGGGCAAGTACCTTGGCGAAGAGGGTCTGACAAAGGGGATTTCCATAAAAGTGTCGTCCTACATAAGAAGCCATGTTAACTCTAATATGACAAGGGCAAAAGTGAGCGGATATTACGTAAACAGCCAGCTAGCCAAAAAAGAGGCAATTTCAATGGGTTACGAAGAGGCTCTGCTTCTGGACACTGAGGGATACGTGTCTGAGGGCTCTGCCGAGAACATATTTGTGGTTAGAAACGGCTTGATTAAAACAACCCCGCTTACATCTATTTTAGAGGGAATCACAAGAGACACCATTATGAAAATGGCCAAAGATGAAAACATAGAAATTGTAGAGGCCAGATTTACCAGAGATGAGTTATATATAGCGGAGGAGGCTTTCTTTACCGGCACCGCTTCAGAGATAACTCCAATCCGCGAGGTTGACAACCGCAAGATAGGGCGCGGCTGCCCCGGTGAAATCACAAAAAAGCTGCAATCTCTTTATTTTGATACAGTAAAAGGAAAGCTCAGCAAGTACGGGCACTGGCTTACCTACGTGTAA
- a CDS encoding Gx transporter family protein translates to MQQREKLTLAMLSAFAVAITGFERFIPTPVPWLRFGLANIIILITLTLYGFKAAFTVSLIRVIGGSIVTGTFLGPAFVLSLSGSVLSVLSMGALYKVMPRVFSPVGLSLIGALFHNLGQILSAYLLFIQNFRAILVITPIILLLGTLTGAANGIVTTVVLERLKKTQENVHNT, encoded by the coding sequence ATGCAACAACGTGAGAAGTTAACGCTTGCTATGCTAAGTGCATTTGCTGTTGCAATTACAGGTTTTGAGAGGTTTATCCCAACACCTGTCCCGTGGCTTAGGTTTGGGCTAGCCAACATCATCATACTGATAACGTTAACTCTTTATGGATTTAAAGCGGCTTTTACAGTCTCATTGATACGCGTCATTGGAGGCTCTATCGTAACAGGGACATTTTTAGGCCCAGCCTTTGTGTTAAGTTTAAGCGGCAGCGTGTTAAGTGTGCTATCTATGGGAGCGCTCTATAAGGTTATGCCGAGGGTATTTAGTCCGGTAGGACTAAGTCTAATTGGAGCGCTCTTTCACAATTTGGGGCAAATACTGTCGGCGTATCTTCTGTTCATTCAAAACTTCAGGGCAATACTTGTAATAACGCCGATTATACTTCTTTTGGGAACATTGACAGGTGCTGCAAACGGAATAGTCACAACAGTTGTGCTTGAGCGCTTGAAAAAAACTCAGGAGAATGTACACAATACCTGA
- the ilvD gene encoding dihydroxy-acid dehydratase, producing the protein MRSDQIKKGLERVPHRSLLYATGIPRSEMEKPFIGVATSFTDIIPGHTGMRDMERFIEKGVHTGGGYPFFFGVPGICDGIAMGHSGMHYSLPSRELIADMVEAIANAHQLDGLVLLTNCDKITPGMLMAAARINIPSIVVTAGPMHSGYLKGKRLSMVNDTFEAVGKYKKGLLNDADLESLEMCACPGTGSCQGMYTANTMACVTEALGMSLPFTATALAISAEKRRIAFESGARIAELVKKNITPRKIMTQKAFENAIRIDTALGGSTNTVLHIPAIAHEAGVKLPLETFNAISKTTPHIANMLPGGDNYLEDLHYAGGIPAVFKRLAHLMHDLPTVSGKRISDIIRTATIEDEEVIRPLDKAHHKEGGIAILRGNLAPGGAVVKQSAIIEKMMVFEGTARVYDSEESAMSAIMDGKITHGDVVVIRYEGPKGGPGMREMLSSTATIAGMGLSESVALITDGRFSGGTRGPCIGHISPEAMEGGTIAIIENGDKIKINVPARTIDLLVDAAEIKQRLKKWKPPEPKITTGYLLRYAQMVTSAGTGAVMQGAKRKRK; encoded by the coding sequence GTGAGAAGTGATCAGATAAAAAAGGGGCTTGAACGAGTGCCGCACAGGAGTCTTTTATACGCTACAGGGATTCCGCGCTCTGAAATGGAGAAGCCGTTCATCGGAGTAGCTACGAGTTTTACAGATATAATTCCCGGGCATACCGGAATGAGAGACATGGAGCGGTTTATAGAAAAAGGGGTGCACACAGGGGGCGGCTATCCGTTTTTCTTTGGAGTGCCTGGAATATGCGATGGAATAGCTATGGGTCACAGTGGGATGCACTATTCGCTGCCGTCTCGGGAACTCATAGCTGACATGGTAGAGGCGATAGCTAATGCTCATCAACTGGACGGTCTTGTGCTGTTAACCAACTGCGATAAGATTACTCCGGGAATGCTTATGGCGGCAGCACGAATTAACATTCCATCCATTGTAGTAACGGCAGGCCCCATGCACTCAGGTTACCTTAAAGGTAAACGACTGTCAATGGTAAATGACACGTTTGAGGCTGTTGGAAAGTACAAAAAGGGATTGTTAAACGATGCTGATTTAGAGTCGCTTGAGATGTGCGCCTGCCCGGGCACCGGTTCCTGTCAGGGCATGTACACGGCAAACACGATGGCCTGTGTGACAGAGGCTCTGGGGATGAGTTTACCGTTTACTGCAACGGCATTAGCCATATCGGCAGAGAAACGGCGCATAGCTTTTGAAAGCGGCGCCCGAATAGCTGAACTTGTCAAAAAAAATATTACCCCACGAAAAATTATGACTCAGAAGGCATTTGAAAACGCCATCCGAATTGACACTGCTCTTGGCGGCTCAACAAATACAGTTCTTCATATTCCTGCCATTGCTCATGAAGCAGGGGTAAAACTGCCGCTTGAGACATTTAATGCAATAAGCAAAACAACTCCTCACATAGCCAATATGCTCCCAGGAGGAGACAACTACCTTGAAGACCTTCACTATGCCGGTGGTATTCCTGCGGTGTTTAAACGCCTTGCTCATCTGATGCACGATCTGCCCACAGTGTCCGGTAAACGCATAAGCGATATAATCCGCACGGCCACTATTGAGGACGAGGAGGTTATAAGGCCTCTGGACAAAGCCCATCACAAAGAGGGTGGGATAGCAATTTTAAGAGGTAACCTTGCTCCGGGCGGTGCTGTTGTGAAGCAATCGGCAATCATAGAGAAAATGATGGTTTTTGAGGGTACGGCGCGTGTGTATGACTCAGAGGAGTCTGCAATGAGCGCCATTATGGATGGTAAAATCACGCACGGCGATGTTGTTGTGATTCGGTATGAGGGACCAAAGGGCGGCCCAGGTATGCGAGAGATGCTCTCCTCAACTGCAACCATTGCCGGCATGGGATTGAGTGAATCCGTAGCGCTTATCACAGATGGCAGGTTTTCCGGCGGCACGCGCGGCCCCTGCATTGGTCATATATCGCCTGAAGCTATGGAGGGAGGCACTATCGCAATCATAGAAAACGGTGATAAGATAAAAATAAACGTCCCTGCGCGCACCATTGATCTCCTTGTTGATGCCGCAGAAATAAAGCAAAGACTAAAAAAATGGAAACCACCGGAGCCTAAAATCACAACCGGCTACCTGCTTAGATACGCTCAGATGGTTACATCGGCAGGGACAGGCGCCGTTATGCAGGGCGCTAAACGCAAACGGAAATAA
- a CDS encoding class I SAM-dependent methyltransferase: MEDKVKEHHVCPWYLAYTFDNPLRNLAHEPKKLLSPYVKAGMRVLDIGCGMGYFSIGMAKLVGDSGHITSVDLQPKMLEVLTKRAKCAGVANRITPVLCKENSLEVTEKVDFVLAFWVVHEMPDQNGLFKQVSAMLNPGAKMFIAEPKMHVKEKDFKASIETANEHGLFLVETPKVFMSQSAVLMLNK, from the coding sequence ATGGAGGATAAAGTGAAAGAACATCACGTATGCCCGTGGTATTTGGCTTATACATTTGACAACCCTTTAAGAAACCTGGCGCATGAGCCGAAAAAACTCCTGTCGCCATACGTGAAAGCTGGAATGAGAGTGCTGGATATTGGCTGCGGCATGGGGTATTTTTCAATTGGGATGGCAAAACTTGTAGGAGACAGCGGTCACATCACATCGGTTGACCTTCAGCCAAAGATGCTTGAAGTGCTCACAAAAAGGGCAAAATGCGCCGGTGTTGCCAACCGTATAACTCCAGTGCTTTGTAAGGAAAACAGTCTTGAGGTCACCGAAAAAGTGGATTTTGTACTTGCCTTTTGGGTAGTTCATGAGATGCCTGACCAAAACGGGTTATTTAAGCAGGTCAGTGCTATGCTAAATCCCGGAGCTAAAATGTTTATCGCTGAGCCTAAAATGCACGTTAAAGAGAAAGATTTTAAAGCCTCAATTGAAACAGCCAACGAACATGGGCTTTTTTTGGTGGAAACTCCTAAAGTATTTATGAGCCAAAGCGCTGTGCTCATGTTAAATAAATAA
- the dapB gene encoding 4-hydroxy-tetrahydrodipicolinate reductase, whose product MIKVAVAGASGKMGQRIGVLATEHPDITLSGAFERLGHSTIGKDFADVAGGAKTGVLISNSSEALKGADVAIEFTAAEATLENLKTYASLKIPAVIGTTGLSAPQIEELKQFAKTIPIVFAPNMSVGVNLLLRVLKDVASTLGDDYDIEIVEAHHRLKKDAPSGTAIKMAQVIAESLSRDLNEVGVYERKGLIGERSKKEIGIQTVRAGDIVGEHTVMFGGLGERIEITHKASSRDTFARGALRAALWIKNKPAGLYDMQDVLGLK is encoded by the coding sequence GTGATAAAAGTAGCAGTAGCCGGAGCATCCGGCAAAATGGGACAAAGAATCGGTGTTTTGGCAACAGAGCATCCTGACATAACCCTTAGCGGAGCGTTTGAAAGGCTTGGGCACAGCACAATTGGCAAAGATTTTGCCGATGTGGCAGGAGGCGCTAAAACCGGCGTTTTAATATCAAATTCCTCAGAGGCTTTGAAAGGCGCGGATGTGGCAATAGAGTTTACGGCGGCTGAGGCAACACTTGAAAATTTAAAAACCTATGCCTCCCTTAAAATTCCTGCTGTCATAGGCACAACAGGTCTTAGTGCGCCGCAAATTGAGGAACTTAAGCAGTTTGCTAAAACGATTCCTATAGTGTTTGCTCCAAACATGTCGGTAGGCGTCAATCTTCTTCTAAGGGTGCTTAAGGATGTTGCCTCAACGCTTGGCGATGATTATGACATAGAGATAGTGGAGGCTCACCATAGGCTTAAAAAAGACGCCCCAAGCGGAACGGCTATTAAGATGGCTCAGGTGATAGCAGAGTCTTTAAGTAGGGATTTAAACGAGGTTGGAGTGTATGAGCGTAAGGGGTTAATTGGAGAACGCAGCAAAAAGGAAATCGGGATTCAAACGGTAAGAGCCGGTGACATTGTGGGTGAGCACACGGTAATGTTTGGAGGGCTTGGTGAGCGTATAGAGATAACCCATAAGGCCTCAAGCCGTGACACCTTTGCTCGTGGCGCTCTAAGAGCGGCACTGTGGATTAAAAACAAACCAGCCGGACTTTATGATATGCAGGATGTGCTGGGGCTTAAGTAG
- the hemG gene encoding protoporphyrinogen oxidase yields MDVLIAGGGISGLSLAFLLLKSRPELNVVVYESEPKLGGKIWTEKQDGYTLEGGVNGFLDNRPKTLELANMLNLEPLSSSDTARKRYIYKGGGLRQIMDSPLGFMTSDLLSLRGKLRLLYETVAPRNCQDDESLRDFAVRRLGREAFETLIEPMASGIYAGDATKLSLKSCFPKINNLEQAYGGLIRGMVRMKWDARKSRREVSAGPGGKLTSFEGGMGSLIDALKEKLGQRVKTGAKIVSIDKAQSGYTVTLDNGKTVSADRVVLSTPAYASAEIVRDFDASMTRELAKIPYPSVAVVCMGFKTDSFKQVFDGFGFLVPSVANTRILGTLCDSCIFPGRAPEGFLLLRTMIGGARASELANKSDSELTTLVMEELSSIMGIQGEPELIKIYRHERAIPQYNVGHAAILDRLQQLQRKHIGLYLHGNSYKGIGVNDCIESSFKLSGEILNSM; encoded by the coding sequence ATGGATGTGTTGATAGCGGGCGGAGGGATTTCAGGTTTAAGTCTTGCTTTTTTGCTGTTAAAAAGCAGGCCGGAACTTAATGTTGTTGTCTATGAGTCGGAGCCGAAGTTAGGCGGGAAAATTTGGACTGAAAAACAGGACGGCTATACGTTAGAAGGCGGCGTTAACGGCTTTTTAGATAACAGACCGAAAACCCTTGAGCTTGCCAATATGCTAAACTTAGAGCCGTTAAGCAGCAGCGACACGGCAAGAAAACGCTATATTTACAAAGGCGGAGGGCTGCGGCAAATAATGGACTCGCCGCTTGGATTTATGACTTCTGACTTATTAAGCCTCAGAGGCAAACTACGGCTGCTCTATGAGACCGTTGCCCCACGCAACTGTCAGGATGATGAGTCACTGCGGGATTTTGCCGTAAGAAGACTTGGACGTGAGGCATTTGAGACACTGATTGAGCCTATGGCTTCAGGCATTTATGCCGGAGACGCCACAAAGCTCTCTCTGAAATCATGTTTTCCTAAAATCAACAATCTTGAGCAGGCATACGGTGGGCTTATCCGCGGCATGGTCAGGATGAAGTGGGATGCACGGAAAAGTAGGCGCGAGGTGTCAGCCGGGCCCGGCGGTAAACTTACATCATTTGAAGGCGGAATGGGCTCACTTATAGACGCACTTAAAGAAAAACTTGGTCAGAGAGTCAAAACCGGAGCCAAAATTGTCTCAATAGATAAAGCACAAAGCGGATATACGGTCACTCTGGATAACGGCAAAACAGTATCAGCCGACAGAGTTGTTCTGTCAACACCGGCATACGCATCTGCCGAGATAGTCAGAGACTTTGACGCCTCTATGACACGGGAACTTGCTAAAATCCCATATCCAAGTGTAGCCGTGGTGTGTATGGGATTTAAGACTGATAGCTTCAAACAGGTTTTTGATGGATTTGGTTTTTTGGTTCCATCGGTGGCAAACACAAGGATACTGGGCACATTGTGCGATTCGTGTATATTTCCAGGCAGAGCGCCTGAGGGATTTCTATTACTGCGTACAATGATAGGGGGCGCCAGAGCATCAGAGTTAGCCAATAAGAGTGACTCCGAGCTGACGACTCTGGTAATGGAGGAACTTTCCAGTATAATGGGAATTCAGGGAGAGCCAGAGCTTATAAAAATCTACCGGCACGAACGTGCCATTCCCCAGTACAATGTAGGACATGCGGCAATTTTAGATCGTCTTCAACAATTACAGAGAAAACATATAGGGCTTTACCTGCATGGTAATTCGTACAAAGGAATAGGGGTAAACGACTGTATTGAGAGCTCCTTTAAGTTATCAGGCGAAATACTGAATTCCATGTAA
- a CDS encoding (Fe-S)-binding protein, giving the protein MADDKTTDSSAQGDANDANARVQALIKYVKIKEKPVELTGEIKVPCIKPNSFIDVKPQLLTAIEPLQRLGYPIGGLVPNWKEVFLKKMDEILKKYRSVKLFLDICVRCGACTDKCHYFIGTADPNNMPVARAELMRKVYRRYFTWQGKLLGSKFVNGSDLSEELLAMWYTYFYQCSECRRCAVFCPSGIDTAEITMAAREILNSVGLVQKYMHEIIDKAQNIGNNLGMQQNAIVNALEFVQDELQETTEIPDIRIPIDEEGADVLFVTPSADFFASPHIESLYGYAKVFHQAGISWTMSTHASEGGNFGMFVHNYGNMKKINKRIWEAARDLKVKRVIGGECGHMWRVLSSYSNTMFGPFDWLDSRYPRPQHICEFTLDLLNRGALKIDKTANDEFVVTMHDSCQVARGLEMGGTKYGQFEIPRGVIRGVCNRFEDMPENTIKERTFCCGAGQGLLGDDMIATRVKGAIPRMQAYSYAKREKGVNFVALICAICKAQLSKMFPTYGIAMEEVGGIHQLVGRAIVLGAKEGI; this is encoded by the coding sequence ATGGCTGATGATAAAACTACCGACAGCAGCGCTCAGGGAGACGCAAATGATGCCAATGCACGTGTTCAGGCGCTGATTAAATATGTCAAGATAAAAGAAAAGCCAGTAGAGTTAACTGGCGAAATAAAAGTTCCGTGCATAAAGCCGAATTCTTTCATAGATGTGAAACCACAGCTCCTAACGGCGATAGAACCTCTTCAGAGGTTAGGGTATCCCATTGGCGGCCTAGTTCCAAACTGGAAAGAAGTCTTTCTGAAAAAGATGGACGAGATTTTGAAAAAGTACCGCTCAGTCAAACTTTTCTTAGATATATGTGTACGGTGCGGAGCGTGTACAGATAAATGCCACTACTTTATAGGAACCGCTGACCCAAACAACATGCCTGTGGCTCGTGCCGAGTTAATGCGGAAAGTGTATCGCAGATATTTCACATGGCAGGGAAAGCTGCTTGGGAGCAAATTTGTTAACGGCTCCGACTTAAGTGAAGAGTTGCTTGCCATGTGGTACACGTATTTTTATCAGTGTTCGGAGTGCAGGCGGTGTGCGGTATTTTGCCCTTCTGGTATCGATACGGCTGAAATCACAATGGCGGCAAGAGAGATTCTAAACAGTGTGGGGCTTGTGCAAAAGTACATGCATGAGATTATTGACAAAGCCCAAAACATTGGAAACAACCTTGGTATGCAGCAAAATGCAATTGTTAATGCGCTTGAATTTGTGCAGGATGAGCTGCAGGAGACAACTGAGATTCCTGACATAAGGATACCGATAGATGAAGAAGGAGCGGACGTGCTGTTTGTTACTCCTTCTGCCGACTTCTTTGCATCCCCTCACATAGAATCACTGTATGGCTATGCAAAGGTGTTTCATCAGGCCGGTATTAGCTGGACTATGAGCACACATGCCTCAGAGGGCGGCAATTTTGGCATGTTTGTGCATAACTATGGAAATATGAAAAAGATTAATAAACGTATCTGGGAGGCAGCCCGTGATTTGAAAGTAAAACGGGTAATCGGCGGCGAGTGCGGCCACATGTGGAGAGTGCTCTCCTCATACAGTAACACGATGTTTGGTCCGTTTGACTGGCTTGATTCCAGATATCCTCGTCCTCAGCATATATGCGAGTTTACTTTGGATTTGCTAAACCGCGGGGCCTTAAAAATTGACAAGACGGCAAACGATGAGTTTGTGGTCACAATGCACGACTCATGTCAGGTAGCAAGAGGGCTTGAGATGGGCGGCACAAAGTATGGTCAGTTTGAAATCCCACGTGGAGTAATACGCGGTGTGTGTAATCGCTTTGAAGATATGCCGGAGAATACAATTAAGGAAAGGACGTTCTGTTGCGGTGCCGGTCAGGGACTTTTGGGCGACGATATGATAGCTACCAGAGTTAAGGGCGCCATTCCTCGTATGCAGGCATATTCGTATGCCAAGCGTGAAAAGGGTGTAAACTTTGTAGCCCTGATTTGTGCCATATGTAAGGCACAGCTGAGTAAAATGTTTCCCACCTATGGTATAGCCATGGAGGAGGTAGGTGGAATTCACCAACTTGTGGGACGGGCCATAGTGCTTGGAGCGAAGGAGGGCATATAG
- a CDS encoding DNA gyrase inhibitor YacG: protein MVVKCPMCGKDVEWSGNPFRPFCTERCKLTDLGKWAADEYRIAGGPLTDDADNQDDIEEV, encoded by the coding sequence ATGGTGGTGAAATGCCCTATGTGCGGCAAAGATGTAGAGTGGAGTGGTAATCCATTCAGACCGTTTTGTACGGAGAGGTGTAAATTAACAGATCTGGGTAAGTGGGCAGCCGATGAGTACAGGATTGCAGGTGGGCCGCTTACTGATGATGCTGATAATCAAGACGACATAGAGGAGGTTTAA